The Parvularcula marina DNA segment CATAGCCTGCGCCTGCTCGAAAAGGTGAAAGAGCGCGATCCGAACCAGTTCACCAAATCCGGCATCATGGTCGGCCTTGGCGAGACCAAGGAAGAGGTCATGCAGGTGATGGATGACATGCGCTCGGCGGGCATCGATTTTCTGACCATCGGTCAGTACCTCCAGCCGACGCGGAAACATGCGCCGGTCGATCGCTTCGTTACGCCTGAAGAGTTCAAGACCTATGAGTCGATTGCCCGCGCCAAAGGCTTCCTGATGGTCTCTGCCTCACCGCTGACGCGCTCTAGCTATCACGCCGATGCCGATTTCGCGCAGATGAAGGCGGCCCGCGAGGGACGGCGGAGCTAAGCCCGGCTTTGCGCCGGGAAGCAGGAAGGGCTAGAAGCCGGGGAAAATAACGCTACCCCAAGGTTTCCCATGGCTATCAAATACCTGCTTGCAAGTTCAGTTCTCGCCCTGACCCTCGCTGCCTGTGGCGGTAAGGAAGAGGCCCCTGCAGATGCGGCCGCCACCGGCACGCCGGAAATGGCGGACAAGGCCATGACGGATGAGGTGATGGTTGCCTCGACCGAAGAGCTGGAGATGATGCGGGACGAGATCGCCATCATCGACATGGCGCCTGACACATCGTTCCTGACGGCGGAAGAAAAGCAGGTCGTGAACCTCCTGATCGATGCCGCCGAGCTGATGAGCGAGATTTATCTGCGGCAGGTCAGCGAAGAGAATCCCGCCTGGCGCACCGAAATTGCCGCCAGCGATATTGATAACAAGGCGCTCCTGTTGGAGCTCTTCGATCTTCACTTCGGGCCGTGGGACACGCTCGATCACTTCAAGCCCTTCTATGGCGGCATGGAGCGCCCCGAAGGCGCAGCCTTTTATCCGGCTGACATGACGCGCGAAGAGTTCGACGCATGGATCGAAGCGCATCCGGGTGATGAGGAAGCCTTCAATAGCTGGTACACGGTCATTCGCCGGACCGAGGATGGCGGCCTGAAAGCCATTCCTTATTCTGAGCATTATGCCGAATGGCTGGTCCCTGCGGCGACCAAGCTGCGCGAAGCTGCCGAGATCACGACCAATGAGAGCCTCAAGCGCTTCCTGACCCTGCGGGCGGAGAGCTTCCTCACCGATGATTATTATGAATCCGAAATGGCGTGGATGGACCTTGATGGCCCGATCGAAGTCGCCATCGGCCCTTATGAGGTTTATACGGACGGTCTCTTTGGCACCAAGACCGCCTTTGAGGCGTTCATAACGGTACGTGATCCGGAAGAGAGCTCGGCGCTCGACAAATACAAAGGGATGCTCCGCGATATGGAAGCAAACCTGCCGGTCTCGGATGACTACAAGAACTTCAAGCGCGGTTTTGAATCCCCGATCTCGGTTGTCGATCAGGTCCATGGCGGCGGCGACAATGTGCCGGGCGTCCAGACGATTGCCTTCAACCTGCCGAATGATGAGCGGGTGCGCGAAGCCAAAGGCGCCAAGAAAGTCCTCCTCAATAATGTGATGGGCGCGAAATTCGACCGCATCCTCGAGCCGATGGCCGAGCATGTGCTGGTCGAGGAGCAGGCTGGCCTCTTGATGCAGAAATATATGGGTATGGAAACGCTGTTCCATGAACTCAGCCACTCGCTCGGGCCGGGGACGATTATGATCGATGGTGAGGAAACCACCGTCAATGCTCAGCTCAAGGAGCTTTATTCGACCATCGAGGAAGGCAAGGCGGATGTGATGGGCGCCTATAACATCCTCTATATGATGGAGCTGGGTGAACTGCCGGTCGAAGAAAAGGAAGCTTTCCTTGCGACCTATTTCACCGGCAATTTCCGCGCGATGCGGTTTGGCATAAACGAAGCCCATGGTGGCGGGGCGGCCTATCAGTACAGCTTCTTCAAGGAGCAGGGCGCTTTCGAGGTCGATGAAGAAACCGGCAAATACCGGATCGATTTTGCCAAGCTCGAACAGGCGATCAGTGATCTGACGGCCAAGATCGTCATGCTGCAGGGCGACGGCGACTATGACGCGGCGAAAGCCTTCCTCGATGGCTATCGCGTGCTCGACGAGAATGCCGAAAAGGTCATCGCATCGATGACCGACATCCCGGTCGACATCCAGCCGGTCTATCCCGACGCGATCTAAAAGCGGGCTCATCTTCCCCCGCTTCGGCGGGGGAAGTGCTGAAAGCGGCTAGCGGCCCATCCGCCTGAGGATCTCTGCCGCTGCGCGATCCGTTTCGCGTAACGGCTCATACGTCCACTGATCGTCGGGGCCGCAATGCGGTTTCAGGATATTCCGGTCTTCCAGCGCCTGATGAAATCGCTGCCATTTGGGTGCTCCTCCT contains these protein-coding regions:
- a CDS encoding dipeptidyl-peptidase 3 family protein, which codes for MAIKYLLASSVLALTLAACGGKEEAPADAAATGTPEMADKAMTDEVMVASTEELEMMRDEIAIIDMAPDTSFLTAEEKQVVNLLIDAAELMSEIYLRQVSEENPAWRTEIAASDIDNKALLLELFDLHFGPWDTLDHFKPFYGGMERPEGAAFYPADMTREEFDAWIEAHPGDEEAFNSWYTVIRRTEDGGLKAIPYSEHYAEWLVPAATKLREAAEITTNESLKRFLTLRAESFLTDDYYESEMAWMDLDGPIEVAIGPYEVYTDGLFGTKTAFEAFITVRDPEESSALDKYKGMLRDMEANLPVSDDYKNFKRGFESPISVVDQVHGGGDNVPGVQTIAFNLPNDERVREAKGAKKVLLNNVMGAKFDRILEPMAEHVLVEEQAGLLMQKYMGMETLFHELSHSLGPGTIMIDGEETTVNAQLKELYSTIEEGKADVMGAYNILYMMELGELPVEEKEAFLATYFTGNFRAMRFGINEAHGGGAAYQYSFFKEQGAFEVDEETGKYRIDFAKLEQAISDLTAKIVMLQGDGDYDAAKAFLDGYRVLDENAEKVIASMTDIPVDIQPVYPDAI